Genomic window (Prevotella melaninogenica ATCC 25845):
ACAATGATTATTAAACTTAGGATGGCATCCAAAATAATACAAAACACCGTATGATTAATAGGCAATTCACTGAAAGGCATTAAGGTATAGCTATAAAGTTTGTTGCCCATATTAAGAATTAAGAAAGCTACAACAAGGATAGCAATGAACAAAAGACTACCCAATACAATCCCAGTCCACATGCTTACACGTTCTTTCCAACCAAACAAGCCAAATCTCTCCCAGCGGAGCTTGTCATTAATCAACCAATCTGACCAATTATCATCTTTCGTTTCCTTCATAGCGATTCTTTATAAGCAAAAACGGAGATATATACCTTATGATATATCTCCGTTTTGTTCGTTTTCTGTTTCAGCACCTATCACTTAATCCAATTCCTGGAAAGCCTTGAAAATCTTTGCAGCAATCTCCTTCTGCTCCTCAGCCTCAACCTGTACGTGATGTTTGAAATTAACATCAGCCTCACTGTTCATTGGCAAGAGGTGGATATGTGCATGGTTAACCTCTAACCCCAAGACGACCTGTGCTACCTTCTTACATGGAAAGACTGTCTTTATTGCACGTGCAACCTTCTTTGCAAAAACCTCAAAGGCTGCAAGTTCCTCATCTTCCATATCAAAGATGTAGTCAACCTCCTTACGAGGAATAACAAGTGTGTGTCCCTTTGTTACAGGATCAATGTCGAGAAATGCATAGAACTGTTCGTTCTCTGCACACTTGTAGCTTGGAATCTCACCCGCTGCAATCTTACTGAATATTGTCATACAAACCTCCTTGTTTTAATGTTATGCATCAATTGAGATCTTATCAATGCGCAGAGTGATAGTACCACGAGGGATAGTGATTTCAACCTCATCGCCCACCTTCTTATTCAACAAGCCCTGTGCAATAGGAGTCTTGATTGAAATCTTATTCTGCTTCAGGTTAGCCTCTGTCTCACTAACAATCGTATACTTCATCTTAGCATTTGTCTTTACGTTTGTCATCTCAACAGTAGACATAATCTGTACAGCATCAGTGCTCAAACGTGACACATCAACAATCTTTGCTTGTGCCACGGTCATCTTCAATTCAGCAATACGTGCTTCAAGATGACGCTGTGCCTCCTTAGCAGCATCATACTCAGAATTCTCACTCAAGTCACCCTTATCGGCAGCTTCGGCAATAGCAGCAGATGCCTTGGGACGTTCAACAGATTCTAAATACTGCAAATCGGCTACGAGTTTGTCGTAACCTTCCTGTGACATATAAGCCATAATATCTTATTTTAAAAATTAATCGTTTTTCAATAGACATAAAAAAGATAGAATTCCAACATCAATCTCACTGAATGTCGGAATCCCATATCCTTAAACGTCTTAATCCTTTTATTTTTTGCAAAGATAGGCTTAAAAAATGACATAACAAAGTTTTAACGGATAAAAATGCTTTTTTATAAGCTATATTTCAACTTTTCTTTCAGACTTTAGTCTTTCTTTCAGGTTATATTCAACTTTCTTTATATAAATCCTCTTTACATTACATCCGCTGTTGCCAAACAAGTAATGAACCAGTAATGTCAACTATCTCGGCTCTGGTGAAACCATTAACCAAAATCGGTCATTAGAGGTTAAACTATCATTTTGTCATATAAACTACTTGATATAAATCAATAATACATCATATGATAAAAAAAGACATTGGAAAAGTTGCAAATATAAAAAATACTCTTTATCTTTGCAACGTGTTTTTCATAGTATTAGATTTAAGGTTAACAAAGGTTGGACTACAGCGGTAGTCCTTTTTTTATGTCTTTAAGTCTGGTACCACAAACATTTTATCGGTAAATACTGGCTTACAGAACTTAACTCTTTAGAAGATAACAAAAACATATATAGGCTGCTACAGGCGCTAATGAGCATCTGTAACAGCCTATATTCATTATTTAGATATACTTTCCTTTAAGGTATCATCTACCCTTCACCATTTCCAAGAAGTATTCATGCACACGCATATCACTATCCAATTCTGGATGAAAAGCAGTAACAAGTTGGTTTCCTTGGCGAGCAGCTACGATATGACCATCAACCTCTGAAAGGGTTTCTACCTCATCAGCAGACTCCTTTATATAAGGTGCACGGATGAAAGTCATTGGGATATCGCCATCAATCCCCTTAAAAGGAGCCTCCGTATGGAAACTACCCAACTGACGACCGTAAGCATTACGGGCAGCTGTCATATTCATTGTACCCAATCGAGGAGGAACTGGAGCAGACGGACTATTCCCCTCTACCTCACGAGCAAGGAGTATTAAACCCGCACAAGTACCAAAGACCGGCAATCCCGCTTCGATAGCTTCACGGATAGGATCAAGCAAACTGAGGTCACGAAGGAGCTTTCCTTGCGTGGTACTCTCACCACCTGGGATTATCAATCCATCTTTCTCCTGTTGCCAATCCTCCAATCGGCGCACCTCAAAGCAATCAATCCCCAGTTTACGGAGCATCATTTCATGCTCTAAGAATGCTCCCTGCAGGGCAAGAACGGCAATTCTCATTGTCCACGCTCAGCCATGAGCACTTCAATTTCATGCTCGTTGATACCAACCATAGCCTCACCCAAGTCTTCTGACAATGCAGCCAACTCCTTAGGGTTATTATAGTTTGTAACTGCCTTAACGATAGCTGCAGCACGCTTAGCTGGATCACCACTCTTGAAGATACCAGAACCAACAAACACACCCTCAGCACCTAACTGCATCATCAATGCAGCATCAGCAGGAGTTGCCACACCACCCGCAGCGAAATTCACTACAGGAAGCTTACCATTCTCATGTACATACTTCACGAGATCGTACGGAGCCTGCAACTGCTTAGCAGCCTCAAAGAGTTCGTCCTCACGCTTACTAACGAGTTCACGAATCTGACTCTGCATCAAACGCATATGGCTAACAGCCTGCACAACATCACCTGTACCAGGCTCACCCTTTGTACGAATCATCGTTGCACCCTCTGCAATACGGCGCAATGCTTCGCTCAAATTACGTGCACCACAAACGAATGGCACCTCAAATTGTGTCTTGTCAATATGATAGATATTATCAGCAGGAGATAGAACTTCACTTTCATCAATGTAATCAATCTCAATTGCCTGCAGAATCTGAGCCTCAGCGATATGACCAATACGGCACTTTGCCATTACAGGAATCGTCACAGCCTCCTGAATGCCTTTAATCATCTTTGGGTCACTCATGCGTGAAACGCCACCAGCAGCACGAATATCAGCTGGGATACGTTCCAATGCCATTACTGCACAAGCACCTGCAGCCTCAGCGATACGCGCCTGCTCTGGTGTTGTTACGTCCATGATTACACCGCCTTTTAACATCTGAGCGAGGTTGCGGTTTAGTTCTTGTCTATTTGCCATATTACTTTAATTTTTTAGATTTCTACCATGTTTCACTCACGAATGAGTGTACATGAAGATGTTATATGTGTTAGTTAATATTAGAAATTCCTTTTAAAACGATGAGAAAAGCGTAAGAACAATACACAGATTTATGAGCTTTAAAAGCCTACATGCTGTCCCCTACTTCATCCCATTAGGCTCTCACCTCCTTGATGTTACAACCTTGGGGACTTATAGAGTTGTCCCCTACTTTATCCCGTTAGGCTCTCCCCTCCTTTGGAGGGGCTGGGGGAGGTCCCCCTACGACCTTCGCCACTCACTCGGAGTCTGTCCCATCTGCTTCTTAAAGAACTTAGAGAACTGAGCTTGTGAGGCAAAACCATGCTCATATGCAATCTCTTGAATGGTCTTCTGTGTCGTTCGAAGCTGACAGGCAAGTACCTCTGCCAGTGTATGGTCAATGATACATTTGGGAGATTTACCAGATATTCTATGCGCCACCTGCGACAGATAACGTGGAGAAACATTCAGACAGTCAGCATAAAAGGCAACATCACGATTCGTATGATAATGCAACTGAACAGCTTCTAAGAATTCATTATACAGCTGACTACTCCGTCCACTGATATCACTCTTCCTTGCTACAAGCGTTCTGACATACTCCCGAGCATGTTGTAACGCTTCATCCATCGGCTCGTCTTGGCTAAGATAGACTGCAAGTGCTGACGAAAAACTATTGGCAAGACCATGCTGTAAAGGGTCGTCCAACACAAATGAGCGTACAGTTCGACGTCCTTCTCCTTTCAACGAAGAACAATCAAAGATTCTTTCAGCCTCTCCTTCACGCAGAATGACAAGCGAACAAAGTGGCAGCAAACGACAACGTATCTGTGTTATCACGTCATCTGTCATCAATCTGTCACCATTACTTGCCGTCACTATTGGGTCATATATAATATGGTGAGGACGATACTTCAACAGTGCATCCACCACGACAGCCAAGGTCTCTATGGTTCTAATCATTCCCACCTTTACCGTGTCAGGCTGCATATCATTGATAATCGCCTCAATCTGTCCTCTGACAATCTCCGCAGGAAGGTCATAGAAAGCCTGAATACCCAAGGTATTCTGCACCGTGACAGACGTTACAGCCGACACAGCATAGCCTCCTAAGGTTGCTATCGTTCTGATATCAGCCTGCACACCAGAGCCACCAGTGCTATCTGAACCTGTTATTGTGAGAATTGTCTTCAACAGTTTAGGTTTATT
Coding sequences:
- a CDS encoding HIT family protein gives rise to the protein MTIFSKIAAGEIPSYKCAENEQFYAFLDIDPVTKGHTLVIPRKEVDYIFDMEDEELAAFEVFAKKVARAIKTVFPCKKVAQVVLGLEVNHAHIHLLPMNSEADVNFKHHVQVEAEEQKEIAAKIFKAFQELD
- the greA gene encoding transcription elongation factor GreA; its protein translation is MAYMSQEGYDKLVADLQYLESVERPKASAAIAEAADKGDLSENSEYDAAKEAQRHLEARIAELKMTVAQAKIVDVSRLSTDAVQIMSTVEMTNVKTNAKMKYTIVSETEANLKQNKISIKTPIAQGLLNKKVGDEVEITIPRGTITLRIDKISIDA
- the pdxT gene encoding pyridoxal 5'-phosphate synthase glutaminase subunit PdxT is translated as MRIAVLALQGAFLEHEMMLRKLGIDCFEVRRLEDWQQEKDGLIIPGGESTTQGKLLRDLSLLDPIREAIEAGLPVFGTCAGLILLAREVEGNSPSAPVPPRLGTMNMTAARNAYGRQLGSFHTEAPFKGIDGDIPMTFIRAPYIKESADEVETLSEVDGHIVAARQGNQLVTAFHPELDSDMRVHEYFLEMVKGR
- the pdxS gene encoding pyridoxal 5'-phosphate synthase lyase subunit PdxS, which produces MANRQELNRNLAQMLKGGVIMDVTTPEQARIAEAAGACAVMALERIPADIRAAGGVSRMSDPKMIKGIQEAVTIPVMAKCRIGHIAEAQILQAIEIDYIDESEVLSPADNIYHIDKTQFEVPFVCGARNLSEALRRIAEGATMIRTKGEPGTGDVVQAVSHMRLMQSQIRELVSKREDELFEAAKQLQAPYDLVKYVHENGKLPVVNFAAGGVATPADAALMMQLGAEGVFVGSGIFKSGDPAKRAAAIVKAVTNYNNPKELAALSEDLGEAMVGINEHEIEVLMAERGQ
- a CDS encoding bifunctional hydroxymethylpyrimidine kinase/phosphomethylpyrimidine kinase, encoding MQNNKPKLLKTILTITGSDSTGGSGVQADIRTIATLGGYAVSAVTSVTVQNTLGIQAFYDLPAEIVRGQIEAIINDMQPDTVKVGMIRTIETLAVVVDALLKYRPHHIIYDPIVTASNGDRLMTDDVITQIRCRLLPLCSLVILREGEAERIFDCSSLKGEGRRTVRSFVLDDPLQHGLANSFSSALAVYLSQDEPMDEALQHAREYVRTLVARKSDISGRSSQLYNEFLEAVQLHYHTNRDVAFYADCLNVSPRYLSQVAHRISGKSPKCIIDHTLAEVLACQLRTTQKTIQEIAYEHGFASQAQFSKFFKKQMGQTPSEWRRS